In Lytechinus variegatus isolate NC3 chromosome 18, Lvar_3.0, whole genome shotgun sequence, a single genomic region encodes these proteins:
- the LOC121432155 gene encoding uncharacterized protein LOC121432155 translates to MQMKVANLRCNGDRAPAIDICMQFDESISSYNEKNISISPLDSFKNSDNRLNLEDQVADIFQRAKSGEPFGTKDDVNALIDKLCDHIYRKLLEESWCPCARHSKINQSLTENPEDLKIDDKEGYMQCIRKKVLEILSDYLATFKNQLFSTYGSEPTDQLDIKGEDKDTVSGCVSGEPSTYTMANTDSFLSRVEKNSGIHSVTNTNVCGNSLSDISINDWVSVGRCLSRENYFDQSPRLSVSASPATSRWGADLEAEGSFGAYRKTQSCTAAATPTEVRTEHEDTRRRPQGAHCVTSEVEQNTMSRETFKKTSNKKLIKKSRGSMEKQQQKIESSPLLTETEDFHPDHFRYDKDSVKGTSVGPKAGAANGDGNKGTSSLEKPEVPMNYIGGVPTHLYYNRGSADSVSRKRASNRSPAMVKMRRKAMSVVGFLKLLRKPL, encoded by the exons ATGCAAATGAAAGTAGCAAACTTACGTTGTAACGGCGATAGAGCGCCAGCTATTGATATCTGCATGCAATTTGACGAG TCCATTAGTtcttataatgaaaaaaatatctccATTTCTCCCTTAGATTCCTTTAAAAATTCAGATAATAGACTGAACTTGGAAGATCAGGTAGCTGATATATTCCAGAGAGCAAAGAGCGGCGAGCCATTTGGAACTAAAGACGACGTTAACGCTCTCATAGATAAACTCTGCGATCATATCTACAG GAAATTGCTCGAGGAGAGCTGGTGTCCATGTGCTCGACACTCAAAGATTAACCAAAGCCTTACAGAGAATCCAGAAGATCTGAAAATTGATGACAAAGAAGGTTATATGCAGTGTATTCGTAAAAAGGTATTGGAGATACTTTCGGACTACCTCGCCACTTTCAAGAATCAACTATTCTCGACGTACGGATCAGAACCAACTGATCAGTTAGATATAAAGGGAGAAGACAAAGATACTGTGAGTGGATGTGTTTCTGGTGAACCAAGCACGTATACTATGGCAAACACTGACAGTTTCTTAAGTCGTGTGGAGAAAAATTCTGGAATTCATTCGGTCACCAACACGAATGTCTGCGGCAATAGCTTATCAGATATTTCCATCAATGACTGGGTGAGCGTTGGACGATGTTTATCACGTGAGAACTACTTTGACCAATCACCGCGCTTGTCTGTTTCGGCTTCTCCCGCCACTTCGAGGTGGGGTGCAGATCTCGAAGCAGAAGGCAGCTTTGGCGCCTATCGTAAGACGCAGTCATGCACAGCTGCAGCAACACCAACCGAAGTCCGAACCGAGCACGAAGACACCCGAAGGCGCCCTCAAGGTGCACACTGTGTGACGTCTGAGGTTGAACAGAACACGATGTCGAGAGAGACCTTCAAGAAAACCTCAAACAAAAAGCTAATCAAGAAGAGCAGGGGATCAATGGAAAAGCAGCAACAGAAAATCGAATCCTCGCCGCTTTTAACGGAAACAGAAGACTTCCATCCAGATCATTTTCGGTACGACAAGGACTCTGTCAAGGGCACCAGTGTCGGACCAAAGGCGGGAGCTGCTAACGGTGACGGTAACAAGGGCACCAGTTCCTTAGAAAAGCCGGAAGTCCCAATGAATTACATCGGTGGAGTCCCAACACATCTTTATTACAACAGAGGATCGGCCGATTCTGTTTCTCGAAAAAGGGCAAGCAACAGATCACCTGCGATGGTGAAGATGAGGAGGAAAGCCATGAGTGTAGTAGGGTTTTTGAAGCTTCTCCGGAAACCTCTATAA